A window of the Streptomyces sp. NBC_00454 genome harbors these coding sequences:
- a CDS encoding LacI family DNA-binding transcriptional regulator, with the protein MEPSPKRMPTLDEVAARAGVSRTAASRVINNAPHVSRAKREAVQRAVRELDFVPNPSAQALATRRVGAVVLAVSSDEPGLFADPFFAEVIVGVSEALEQTELELILLLANTPRGRERFERLLRSRRADGVMLMALRGDDPLGRLGEEVDLPVVFGGLPLIGEPTWYVDADNRGGARLAAEHFARTGRRRPVMITGQVDARAAVAREQGFTDGLTLSGLPLLGVEPGQFTEEGGAEAMERLLREHPDPDAVFAASDAMAIGALRTLRERGLRVPEDVAVIGFNDLASARHTSPPLTTVHQPVRALGQEMARMLVSAIEGHRPSPLILPTRLTVRESAPDLPAPA; encoded by the coding sequence ATGGAGCCGTCACCCAAGCGCATGCCGACTCTCGACGAGGTGGCCGCACGCGCCGGCGTGTCGCGCACGGCGGCCTCCCGGGTGATCAACAACGCCCCGCACGTCAGCCGTGCGAAGCGGGAGGCGGTCCAACGGGCGGTGCGCGAGCTGGATTTCGTGCCCAATCCGTCCGCGCAGGCCCTCGCGACCCGCAGGGTCGGAGCGGTGGTGCTGGCGGTCTCCAGCGATGAACCGGGGCTGTTCGCGGACCCGTTCTTCGCGGAGGTCATCGTCGGCGTCAGCGAGGCGCTGGAGCAGACCGAGCTGGAACTGATCCTGCTGCTGGCCAACACCCCGCGCGGCCGGGAGAGGTTCGAGCGGCTGCTGCGCTCCCGCCGGGCCGACGGCGTCATGCTGATGGCGCTTCGGGGCGACGATCCGCTGGGCCGCCTGGGCGAGGAGGTCGATCTCCCCGTCGTCTTCGGCGGACTCCCGCTCATCGGGGAACCCACGTGGTACGTGGACGCCGACAACCGGGGCGGTGCCCGCCTGGCCGCCGAGCACTTCGCGCGCACGGGCCGCCGACGGCCCGTCATGATCACCGGCCAGGTGGACGCCAGGGCCGCGGTCGCGCGGGAACAGGGGTTCACCGACGGTCTGACCCTGTCCGGCCTGCCGCTGCTCGGGGTCGAGCCCGGGCAGTTCACCGAGGAGGGCGGCGCCGAGGCGATGGAGCGACTGCTCCGCGAACACCCCGATCCCGACGCGGTGTTCGCGGCCTCCGACGCGATGGCCATCGGCGCTCTGCGCACCTTGCGGGAACGGGGGCTGCGGGTGCCCGAGGACGTCGCGGTGATCGGCTTCAACGACCTGGCGAGCGCCCGGCACACCAGCCCGCCGCTGACCACCGTCCATCAGCCGGTACGGGCACTGGGGCAGGAGATGGCCAGGATGCTGGTCAGTGCCATCGAAGGACACCGCCCCAGCCCGTTGATCCTCCCGACCCGCCTGACCGTGCGCGAATCGGCCCCCGATCTGCCCGCACCCGCCTGA
- a CDS encoding glycoside hydrolase family 3 N-terminal domain-containing protein — translation MTEPWRDPLLPVPLRVADLLKRMTLEEKAGQLAGFWALPSDPGAPVAPMEDDSGESAPGLDDIVAHGLGQLTRVYGTAPITAEAGMERLASLQRQVTGSGRFGIPAVAHEECLTGFMTFGATVFPGPLAWGASFDPGLVRQMAAAIGAGMRRVGVHQGLAPVLDVVRDYRWGRTEECIGEDPYLVGAIGTAYVQGLEGAGIVATLKHFAGYSASRGGRNMAPVASGPREFADVLVEPFVRALREGGARSVMNSYTDVDGVPVAADERLLTELLRGELGFSGVVVADYYAVSFLETRHGVTGSRGAAGALALTAGIDVELPTARCYGEPLTELVRAGTVSEELIDRAAERVLLQKAELGLLDPGWEPVKPEPVDLDPPENRALARLLAERSTVLLANDGILPLRPCRVAISGPYADDPQSFLGCYSFPNHVALPGDLGLEIPTLGEALTAAGFTVTADDPDVNLLVLGDRAGMFGRGTSGEGCDAETLDLPGDQAALASTVLDSGVPTVLVLVSGRPYALGTLAEHASAVVQAFFPGEEGGTALARIISGAAEPSGRLPVSIPRQVGGQPGTYLHGRLGGHTDWSSVDPTPLFPFGHGLSWTTFTCSELSVDPVAATDGAVAVSVTVRNVGEVAGTEVVQLYLSDPVASVVRPQRWLAGFARVELGPGAAARITFSVHADRTSFTGLDLRRRVEPGEIGVAVGRSSGDLPLQGSFTLEGPVRHPAADRVLSVPVEIVPVS, via the coding sequence TTGACCGAGCCCTGGCGTGACCCCCTCCTGCCCGTGCCCCTACGAGTCGCCGATCTGCTGAAACGGATGACGCTGGAGGAGAAGGCGGGTCAGCTCGCCGGCTTCTGGGCGCTGCCCTCGGATCCGGGCGCACCCGTCGCGCCGATGGAGGACGATTCCGGGGAGTCCGCGCCCGGCCTCGACGACATCGTCGCCCACGGCCTCGGCCAGCTCACCCGGGTGTACGGCACCGCGCCCATCACCGCGGAGGCCGGGATGGAACGGCTCGCCTCGCTCCAGCGGCAGGTGACCGGATCCGGCCGGTTCGGGATACCGGCGGTCGCTCACGAAGAGTGCCTGACCGGGTTCATGACGTTCGGGGCGACGGTCTTCCCCGGGCCGCTGGCCTGGGGCGCCTCCTTCGATCCCGGGCTAGTGCGCCAGATGGCCGCCGCCATCGGCGCGGGGATGCGGCGGGTCGGCGTCCACCAGGGGCTGGCCCCGGTGCTCGACGTGGTCCGCGACTACCGGTGGGGCAGGACCGAGGAGTGCATCGGTGAGGACCCCTATCTCGTCGGAGCGATCGGCACCGCCTATGTGCAGGGCCTGGAGGGCGCCGGGATCGTGGCGACCCTCAAGCACTTCGCCGGGTACTCGGCCTCGCGCGGCGGCCGGAACATGGCCCCCGTCGCCTCGGGACCGCGCGAGTTCGCCGACGTACTGGTCGAGCCCTTCGTACGGGCACTGCGCGAGGGGGGAGCCCGGTCGGTGATGAACAGTTACACCGACGTGGACGGCGTCCCGGTGGCCGCCGACGAGCGGCTGCTGACCGAGCTGCTCAGGGGTGAGCTGGGTTTCAGCGGTGTGGTCGTCGCCGACTACTACGCCGTCTCCTTCCTGGAGACCCGGCACGGGGTCACCGGATCGCGGGGCGCGGCCGGCGCGCTGGCGCTGACCGCCGGGATCGACGTCGAACTGCCCACGGCCCGGTGCTACGGCGAGCCGCTGACCGAGCTCGTGCGGGCGGGAACCGTGTCCGAGGAGCTCATCGACCGGGCCGCGGAACGGGTCCTGCTCCAGAAGGCCGAGCTCGGCCTGCTCGACCCCGGCTGGGAGCCCGTCAAGCCCGAGCCGGTCGACCTCGACCCGCCGGAGAACCGGGCACTGGCCAGGCTCCTGGCCGAAAGGTCCACCGTGCTGCTCGCCAACGACGGCATCCTGCCGCTGCGGCCGTGCCGGGTCGCGATCAGCGGGCCTTACGCCGACGACCCCCAGTCCTTCCTCGGCTGCTACTCCTTCCCCAACCACGTCGCGCTGCCAGGCGACCTCGGGCTGGAGATCCCGACGCTCGGCGAGGCGCTCACCGCCGCCGGGTTCACGGTCACCGCGGACGATCCGGACGTGAACCTGCTGGTGCTCGGGGACCGGGCCGGCATGTTCGGCCGGGGCACCTCCGGAGAGGGCTGCGACGCCGAAACCCTCGACCTGCCCGGCGACCAGGCCGCACTCGCCTCCACCGTTCTGGACTCCGGGGTGCCGACCGTCCTGGTCCTCGTCTCCGGACGGCCCTACGCGCTCGGCACGCTGGCCGAGCACGCATCGGCCGTGGTGCAGGCCTTCTTCCCCGGCGAGGAGGGCGGGACGGCGCTGGCCCGGATCATCAGCGGCGCCGCGGAACCGTCCGGGCGGCTGCCCGTCTCCATCCCCCGCCAGGTCGGCGGCCAGCCCGGCACCTACCTGCACGGCAGGCTCGGCGGGCACACCGACTGGAGCTCGGTGGACCCCACCCCGCTGTTCCCGTTCGGACACGGGCTGAGCTGGACCACCTTCACCTGCTCGGAGCTCTCCGTGGATCCGGTCGCCGCGACGGACGGCGCCGTCGCCGTGTCGGTCACCGTACGCAACGTCGGCGAGGTGGCCGGGACCGAGGTGGTCCAGCTGTACCTCTCCGACCCCGTGGCCTCCGTCGTCCGGCCGCAGCGGTGGCTCGCCGGATTCGCCAGGGTCGAACTGGGGCCGGGCGCGGCCGCCCGGATCACCTTCTCCGTCCATGCCGACCGGACCTCCTTCACCGGGCTCGACCTGCGCAGAAGAGTGGAGCCCGGGGAGATCGGCGTGGCCGTCGGACGGTCCAGCGGCGATCTTCCGCTCCAGGGCTCCTTCACCCTGGAGGGTCCCGTACGTCACCCGGCGGCCGACCGGGTGCTGTCCGTGCCGGTCGAGATCGTGCCGGTTTCATGA
- a CDS encoding beta-L-arabinofuranosidase domain-containing protein yields the protein MPVPPFSRRAMIKATGVAAVAAAVGPVLNTVSATAQTPPVGSDVGVSAFPFDLGQVQLTSSRWLDNQNRTLAYLRFIDVDRLLYNFRANHRLSTNAATPTGGWDDPAFPFRTHVQGHFLTAWAQAYAAVGDTTCRDKADRMVAELAKCQANNSTAGFSAGYLSGFPEADFTSLEAGTLTNGNVPYYCVHKTMAGLLDVWRLIGNTQARDVLLALAGWVDRRTAALSQSKMQSLLGVEFGGMNEVLADLHQQTGDARWLTTAQRFDHAAVFDPLAANLDQLNGLHANTQVPKWIGAVREYKATGTTRYRDIAANAWTICTTSHTYAIGGNSQAEHFRAPNAISGFLVPDTCELCNSYNMLKLTRELWQLDPGRASYFDFYEKALLNHVIGAQNPADPHGHVTYFTPLNPGGRRGKGPAWGGGTWSTDYDTFWCCQGTGVESNTKLMDSVYFHDGSTTLTVNLFLPSVLNWTQRGITVTQTTSYPADDTTTLKVTGGAGGTWSMRIRIPGWTSGATVSVNGVAQSVTASPGTYATLTRAWASGDTVTVKLPMRVALQASNDNPGVAAITYGPAVLAGNYGSTTLSSLPALDPSSITRTSSTALAFAATANGTKVELGPFHDAQGFNYTVYWRTDSPGFRLVNAASGLVLGIRDMSTADGGPALQWTDSGTADHDWLLLVDGTALRLRNLNSGKVLGVKDMSTADNAPVLQWSDTGTADHRWTVVDAGNGYHKLRNVHTGKLLGIEGGSTANGAAAVQVPDTGAPAGQWQFVPDGARRIQNVASGRVLGVQDMSTADGGLAIQWDDNGTADHLWTAVVDTGGHLRLRNSHSGKVLAVENGGTANGARIVQWADNGAADHRWRLRHGGGDTFRIQCANSGRVLGVSGASTAQGAQTVLWDDNGTNDHLWRFI from the coding sequence ATGCCGGTTCCCCCCTTCAGCCGCCGCGCCATGATCAAGGCGACCGGCGTCGCGGCCGTAGCCGCGGCTGTCGGCCCCGTACTGAACACCGTCTCCGCCACGGCGCAGACGCCCCCGGTCGGATCCGACGTCGGAGTGTCGGCGTTCCCGTTCGACCTGGGTCAGGTCCAGCTCACCAGCAGCCGCTGGCTCGACAATCAGAACCGCACCCTGGCCTATCTCCGCTTCATCGACGTCGACCGCCTGCTGTACAACTTCCGCGCCAACCACCGGCTCTCCACCAACGCCGCGACCCCGACCGGAGGATGGGACGACCCGGCGTTCCCCTTCCGCACCCACGTGCAGGGCCACTTCCTCACGGCATGGGCACAGGCCTACGCCGCGGTCGGGGACACCACCTGCCGCGACAAGGCCGACCGCATGGTGGCCGAACTCGCCAAGTGCCAGGCCAACAACTCCACCGCGGGCTTCTCCGCCGGCTACCTGTCGGGCTTCCCCGAGGCCGACTTCACCAGCCTCGAAGCAGGCACGCTGACCAACGGCAACGTCCCGTACTACTGCGTCCACAAGACCATGGCCGGCCTGCTCGACGTATGGCGCCTCATCGGCAACACGCAGGCCCGCGACGTGCTCCTCGCGCTCGCCGGCTGGGTCGACCGGCGCACCGCCGCGCTCAGCCAGAGCAAGATGCAGTCGTTGTTGGGCGTCGAGTTCGGCGGCATGAACGAGGTGCTGGCCGACCTCCACCAACAGACCGGCGACGCACGCTGGCTGACCACCGCCCAGCGCTTCGACCATGCGGCGGTCTTCGACCCCCTCGCCGCGAACCTGGACCAACTGAACGGTCTGCACGCCAACACACAGGTACCCAAGTGGATCGGGGCCGTCCGCGAGTACAAGGCCACCGGGACGACCCGTTACCGCGACATCGCCGCCAACGCGTGGACGATCTGCACCACCTCGCACACCTACGCCATCGGCGGTAACAGCCAGGCGGAACACTTCCGGGCCCCGAACGCCATCTCCGGCTTCCTCGTCCCCGACACCTGCGAGCTCTGCAACTCCTACAACATGCTCAAGCTGACCCGAGAACTGTGGCAGCTGGACCCCGGCCGGGCGTCGTACTTCGACTTCTACGAGAAGGCGCTGCTCAACCACGTCATCGGCGCCCAGAACCCGGCCGACCCGCACGGGCACGTCACCTACTTCACCCCCCTCAACCCGGGCGGCCGCCGCGGCAAGGGCCCGGCGTGGGGCGGCGGCACCTGGAGCACCGACTACGACACGTTCTGGTGCTGCCAGGGAACGGGCGTCGAGTCCAACACCAAGCTGATGGACTCCGTCTACTTCCACGACGGCAGCACCACCCTCACCGTGAACCTGTTCCTCCCCTCCGTCCTGAACTGGACCCAGCGAGGCATCACCGTCACCCAGACCACCTCCTATCCGGCAGACGACACCACGACGCTCAAGGTCACCGGCGGCGCCGGCGGGACCTGGTCGATGCGCATCCGCATCCCCGGATGGACCTCGGGCGCCACCGTCAGCGTCAACGGCGTCGCCCAGAGCGTCACGGCCAGTCCGGGCACCTACGCCACGCTCACCCGGGCCTGGGCCTCCGGCGACACCGTCACCGTGAAACTCCCCATGCGCGTGGCCCTCCAGGCCTCCAACGACAACCCCGGTGTCGCGGCGATCACCTACGGCCCCGCCGTCCTCGCCGGCAACTACGGCAGCACCACCCTGTCCTCCCTCCCGGCCCTGGACCCCTCCTCGATCACCCGGACCAGCAGCACCGCCCTCGCGTTCGCGGCCACCGCCAACGGAACGAAGGTCGAACTCGGCCCGTTCCACGACGCCCAGGGCTTCAACTACACCGTCTACTGGCGGACCGACAGCCCCGGCTTCCGTCTCGTGAACGCGGCCAGCGGACTCGTCCTCGGCATCCGGGACATGTCCACCGCCGACGGGGGCCCCGCCCTGCAGTGGACCGACTCCGGCACCGCCGACCACGACTGGCTCCTCCTCGTCGACGGCACCGCACTGCGGCTGCGCAACCTCAACAGCGGAAAGGTCCTCGGCGTGAAGGACATGTCCACCGCCGACAACGCCCCGGTCCTCCAGTGGTCCGACACCGGCACCGCCGACCACCGGTGGACCGTCGTAGACGCCGGCAACGGCTACCACAAGCTTCGCAACGTCCACACCGGCAAGCTGCTCGGCATCGAAGGCGGCTCCACCGCCAACGGCGCCGCGGCCGTACAGGTGCCCGACACCGGCGCCCCCGCCGGCCAGTGGCAGTTCGTCCCCGACGGCGCCAGGCGCATCCAGAACGTCGCCAGCGGGCGGGTCCTCGGTGTGCAGGACATGTCCACCGCCGACGGCGGCCTCGCCATCCAGTGGGACGACAACGGCACCGCCGACCATCTCTGGACGGCCGTCGTCGACACCGGCGGTCACCTGCGCCTGCGCAACTCCCACAGCGGCAAGGTCCTCGCCGTGGAGAACGGCGGCACGGCCAACGGCGCCCGGATCGTCCAGTGGGCGGACAACGGCGCCGCGGACCACCGGTGGCGCCTGCGCCACGGCGGCGGCGACACCTTCAGGATCCAGTGCGCCAACAGCGGCCGCGTCCTCGGCGTCTCCGGCGCCTCCACCGCCCAGGGAGCACAGACCGTCCTCTGGGACGACAACGGCACCAACGACCACCTGTGGCGATTCATCTGA
- a CDS encoding glycoside hydrolase family 6 protein: MRMSVRAASALLAGALTAGLALINAGPAYAADPTTMTSGFYTDPDNSALRWTNANPGDGRAAAIRTSIANTPAARWFGNWSGDIGSATGAYVGRADSYDKLPVLVAYNIPNRDICAGQSGGGAGSRAAYDAWIAAFASGIGNRPAVVVLEPDALGHESCMTAAQIAERNAMLKNAIAQFNAKAPNTWVYLDAGNPGWIGASTMAQQLAAAGVSGARGFVLNVSNYFATDQNTSYGNAVNSALSSYGYTKPFVVDTSRNGNGSNGQWCNPAGRRIGTPTQRGGGAEMLLWIKIPGESDGNCGVGAGSSAGQFLPEVAYKMIYGY, from the coding sequence ATGCGCATGTCCGTCCGAGCCGCGTCCGCCCTGCTGGCCGGCGCCCTGACCGCCGGTCTCGCCCTGATCAACGCCGGCCCGGCGTACGCCGCCGACCCGACCACCATGACCAGCGGCTTCTACACCGACCCCGACAACTCCGCTCTGCGGTGGACCAACGCGAACCCGGGCGACGGGCGGGCGGCGGCGATCCGTACGTCCATCGCCAACACCCCGGCGGCCCGCTGGTTCGGCAACTGGAGCGGCGACATCGGCAGCGCCACCGGCGCCTACGTCGGCCGCGCGGACTCCTACGACAAGTTGCCGGTCCTGGTCGCGTACAACATCCCCAACCGGGACATCTGCGCCGGTCAGTCCGGCGGCGGCGCCGGGAGCCGCGCCGCGTACGACGCCTGGATCGCCGCCTTCGCCAGTGGCATCGGCAACCGCCCGGCCGTCGTCGTCCTCGAACCCGACGCGCTCGGCCACGAGAGCTGCATGACGGCTGCTCAGATCGCCGAGCGCAACGCCATGCTGAAGAACGCGATCGCCCAGTTCAATGCCAAGGCACCCAACACCTGGGTCTACCTCGACGCCGGGAACCCCGGCTGGATCGGCGCCTCGACCATGGCGCAGCAGCTCGCCGCCGCCGGGGTCAGCGGGGCACGCGGCTTCGTACTGAACGTCTCCAACTACTTCGCCACCGACCAGAACACCTCCTACGGCAACGCGGTCAACTCCGCACTGAGCTCCTACGGCTACACCAAGCCGTTCGTCGTCGACACCAGCCGCAACGGCAACGGTTCCAACGGCCAGTGGTGCAACCCCGCCGGCCGCCGGATCGGCACTCCCACCCAGCGCGGCGGCGGTGCCGAGATGCTGCTGTGGATCAAGATCCCCGGCGAGTCCGACGGCAACTGCGGCGTGGGGGCCGGCTCCTCGGCCGGACAGTTCCTGCCGGAGGTCGCCTACAAGATGATCTACGGCTACTGA
- a CDS encoding glycoside hydrolase family 43 protein — protein MTAFFDDPVFGEPVLPGFRPDPSVCRVGTDYYLVTSSFEWFPGLPVFHSRDLMNWRRIGSALDRPSQLDLDGCEPSRGLFAPTIRHHDGVFHLVCTLMDGPGHFVVTATDPAGPWSEPHWLEGEGFDPSLFFDDGPDDDDGHGDGNGNGNGNGNGNGNANGDGRAWFTAARVVDVAAGRTEIWMREYLPRERRLTGPEYVLWSGTHPGARWSEAPHLYKTGGTYLLVTAEGGTDVDHSVVAARADRVTGPYEGAPGNPVLPPAKGPVTCTGHADLVQTPNRDWRAVLLGVRRGSALGRETFLSRITWDAGWPVFSPVAHTDPRRPVHDDFATLSPDWSSLRTPPERFWTTGDGLRLQLRPERLGDRTTPSLLARPQEQPDCDVSTELHFAPAAPGEEAGLAVVLDDDTHLLFLRTAEGLSLRRGAEVLADVPVPPGPVRLGVRIRGFSHTFAHSAPDGAWQDLTTVEATFLTPLFTSIQLGLYATSNGRPSTNQAHFAWFDITYPSPIPSPQEPPGRP, from the coding sequence ATGACCGCGTTCTTCGATGATCCCGTCTTCGGTGAGCCCGTGCTGCCCGGGTTCCGGCCCGATCCGTCCGTCTGCCGGGTGGGAACGGACTACTACCTGGTGACGTCCAGCTTCGAATGGTTCCCGGGCCTTCCCGTCTTCCACAGCCGCGACCTCATGAACTGGCGGCGCATCGGCTCCGCGCTCGACCGGCCGTCCCAGCTCGACCTCGACGGGTGCGAGCCCTCCCGGGGCCTGTTCGCGCCGACGATCCGGCACCATGACGGGGTCTTCCACCTCGTCTGCACGCTGATGGACGGCCCCGGCCATTTCGTCGTCACCGCGACCGACCCGGCGGGGCCGTGGTCGGAGCCGCACTGGCTGGAGGGCGAGGGCTTCGACCCGTCGCTGTTCTTCGACGACGGGCCGGACGACGACGATGGGCACGGGGACGGCAACGGCAACGGCAACGGCAACGGCAACGGCAACGGCAACGCCAACGGCGACGGCCGGGCCTGGTTCACCGCCGCACGAGTCGTGGACGTAGCCGCGGGCCGCACCGAGATCTGGATGCGCGAATACCTTCCCCGGGAACGACGGCTGACCGGCCCCGAGTACGTCCTGTGGTCGGGAACCCACCCCGGCGCCCGATGGTCGGAAGCCCCGCACCTGTACAAGACCGGCGGCACCTATCTACTGGTCACCGCCGAGGGCGGCACCGATGTGGACCACAGCGTGGTGGCCGCCCGCGCCGACCGCGTGACCGGCCCCTACGAGGGCGCCCCCGGCAATCCGGTGCTCCCGCCCGCCAAGGGCCCGGTCACCTGCACCGGGCACGCCGACCTCGTACAGACCCCGAACCGCGACTGGCGGGCCGTCCTCCTGGGCGTCCGCCGCGGCTCCGCCCTCGGCCGCGAGACCTTCCTCAGCCGGATCACCTGGGACGCGGGCTGGCCGGTCTTCTCCCCCGTCGCCCACACCGACCCACGCCGCCCCGTCCACGACGACTTCGCCACGCTCTCCCCGGACTGGAGCAGCCTGCGCACACCGCCCGAGCGGTTCTGGACCACCGGCGACGGGCTCCGCCTCCAGCTCCGACCCGAACGCCTCGGCGACCGCACCACCCCGTCCCTCCTGGCCCGACCCCAGGAACAGCCCGACTGCGACGTCTCCACCGAACTGCACTTCGCCCCCGCCGCGCCGGGCGAAGAGGCGGGCCTCGCCGTAGTCCTCGACGACGACACCCATCTCCTCTTCCTCCGCACCGCGGAAGGACTCAGCCTCCGCCGCGGAGCCGAGGTCCTGGCCGACGTGCCCGTCCCCCCGGGCCCCGTTCGCCTTGGGGTCCGCATCCGCGGCTTCAGCCACACCTTCGCCCACTCGGCACCGGACGGCGCCTGGCAGGACCTGACCACCGTCGAAGCCACCTTCCTCACTCCGCTGTTCACCAGCATCCAGCTCGGCCTCTATGCCACCTCCAACGGCCGCCCCTCCACCAACCAAGCCCACTTCGCGTGGTTCGACATCACGTACCCGAGCCCGATCCCGAGCCCGCAGGAACCGCCGGGCAGGCCCTGA
- a CDS encoding glycoside hydrolase family 6 protein: MRIPLHRLVLAASALTLLFGAVAPASAEASSAPASHTLPANTRFYVDPDSDAAHQAVTDLLHRDFEGAKSMAKLASWPEAAWFTDGTPEQVESRVRDLVRRAERTRTVPVLVAYDIPLRDCSQYSSGGAQSDAEYQAWISAFARGIGRSKAVVILEPDGLANLPSDCGPGSDPTGAITAGRFADLNHAIDALERQPNSVVYLDAGNSHWRSVGDAAGRLLQAGVTRTQGFSLNVSNYLATDLSTHYGTWVSQCLWFATKGPDWAKGHPDWCASQYYSPAAPNDGQPGSSVNVDDPSTWHWTDLWFQQNVGTPPAQELTHLVVDTSRDGRGAWTPPAGKYTGDPQTWCNAPGRGIGARPAANTRVPLVDAYLWIKTVGQSDGQCNRSVPGGTIDPEYGVVDPAAGVWWPEQAKSLVRNADPALEFNTALR, from the coding sequence GTGCGCATCCCCCTGCACCGATTAGTCCTGGCAGCGAGCGCGCTCACGCTGCTCTTCGGCGCCGTCGCCCCCGCCTCTGCCGAGGCGAGCTCCGCACCGGCATCCCACACGCTTCCCGCGAACACCCGCTTCTACGTCGATCCCGACAGCGACGCGGCCCACCAGGCCGTCACCGACCTCCTCCACCGGGACTTCGAGGGCGCCAAGTCCATGGCGAAGCTGGCCAGTTGGCCGGAGGCCGCCTGGTTCACCGACGGCACTCCGGAGCAGGTCGAATCCCGCGTACGGGACCTGGTGCGCCGGGCCGAGCGAACCCGGACGGTTCCCGTCCTGGTGGCCTACGACATCCCGCTGCGCGATTGCTCCCAGTACTCCTCCGGCGGTGCGCAGTCGGACGCCGAGTACCAGGCCTGGATCAGCGCCTTCGCCCGGGGGATCGGCCGCAGCAAGGCCGTCGTCATCCTCGAACCGGACGGGCTGGCCAACCTCCCCTCCGACTGCGGGCCCGGAAGCGACCCCACCGGCGCGATCACAGCCGGACGCTTCGCCGACCTCAACCACGCGATCGACGCCCTGGAGCGGCAGCCGAACAGCGTCGTCTACCTGGACGCCGGCAACAGCCACTGGCGCAGCGTCGGCGACGCCGCGGGGCGCCTCCTCCAGGCAGGTGTCACCCGCACCCAGGGCTTCTCGCTGAACGTCTCCAACTACCTGGCCACCGATCTGTCCACCCACTACGGCACCTGGGTCTCCCAGTGCCTGTGGTTCGCCACCAAGGGCCCGGACTGGGCCAAGGGGCACCCCGACTGGTGCGCGAGCCAGTACTACTCCCCCGCGGCACCGAACGACGGGCAGCCGGGAAGCTCCGTGAACGTGGACGACCCGTCCACCTGGCACTGGACCGACCTGTGGTTCCAGCAGAACGTGGGCACCCCGCCCGCACAGGAGCTCACCCACCTCGTCGTGGACACCAGCCGCGACGGCCGGGGCGCCTGGACCCCGCCCGCGGGCAAGTACACCGGCGATCCGCAGACCTGGTGCAACGCTCCCGGTCGCGGCATCGGCGCCCGGCCGGCCGCGAACACCCGCGTCCCGCTCGTGGACGCCTACCTGTGGATCAAGACCGTCGGCCAGTCCGACGGCCAGTGCAACCGCAGCGTCCCGGGCGGCACCATCGACCCGGAGTACGGCGTCGTCGATCCCGCGGCCGGCGTGTGGTGGCCGGAGCAGGCCAAGTCCCTCGTCCGCAACGCCGACCCGGCACTGGAGTTCAACACGGCCCTGCGCTGA